In Caldisericia bacterium, a genomic segment contains:
- the rpsO gene encoding 30S ribosomal protein S15: MLDKKEKQEIIEKFRIHERDTGSPEVQIAILTEKIRRLSEHLKEHKKDHSSRRGLLKMVGRRRKLLNYLKEKDYDKYLQLIESLNLRK, encoded by the coding sequence ATGTTAGATAAAAAGGAGAAGCAGGAGATCATAGAAAAGTTTAGAATACATGAAAGAGATACTGGATCTCCTGAAGTGCAGATTGCTATATTAACTGAAAAGATTAGAAGATTATCTGAACATCTTAAGGAGCATAAAAAAGATCACTCCTCAAGAAGAGGACTCCTTAAGATGGTTGGAAGAAGAAGGAAACTCCTTAATTATTTAAAGGAGAAAGATTACGATAAATATTTACAACTTATAGAGAGTTTGAATTTAAGAAAATAA